From a single Bacteroidota bacterium genomic region:
- a CDS encoding SGNH/GDSL hydrolase family protein: MNLSFLALGDSYTIGEGVLHEDRWPSRLTTRLRDEGFSFDLPHIIATTGWTTTDLKEAIRNHNLKPDYDLVSLLIGVNNQYRGWPVSDYENDFAELLQDAIRLSGNRPDRVLVLSIPDWGRTPFASDRNPQRISQEIDSFNQVNQHHSLKRGVHWVDVTTVTRQTPLPEDWTTDDGLHPSGILYDQWVRLVLPLIINQLRTS; this comes from the coding sequence ATGAACCTTTCTTTTCTTGCTTTAGGGGATTCCTACACCATCGGCGAAGGAGTGTTACACGAAGACCGCTGGCCTTCCCGACTCACCACCCGGCTTCGGGATGAAGGATTTTCCTTCGATCTTCCCCACATCATTGCCACCACAGGATGGACCACCACTGATCTGAAGGAAGCGATCCGAAACCACAACCTGAAGCCAGATTATGATCTGGTCAGCCTTCTCATCGGAGTCAACAACCAATACCGGGGCTGGCCGGTCAGTGACTATGAAAACGACTTTGCAGAGTTGTTGCAGGATGCCATCCGACTTTCAGGAAACCGCCCGGACCGTGTTCTGGTACTCTCCATTCCCGACTGGGGCAGAACTCCCTTCGCCTCGGACCGGAATCCGCAGCGGATTTCACAGGAAATTGACTCCTTCAATCAGGTGAACCAGCATCATTCTTTGAAACGGGGTGTGCATTGGGTCGATGTAACCACCGTGACCCGTCAGACGCCGCTTCCTGAAGACTGGACCACTGATGATGGACTGCATCCTTCCGGCATCCTGTATGACCAGTGGGTCCGTCTGGTTCTTCCTCTCATCATTAATCAATTGCGTACATCATGA
- the kynU gene encoding kynureninase has protein sequence MIPLKELFEEARVLDSQDSLAAFRQDFFIPDSPVIYLDGNSLGRLPEKTRTRIMEEIDFRWGTRLIRSWNEQWYHLSQETGDLIAQVIGADRGTVIVCDSTSVNLYKLVMAAIKARPGRFTILSDDLNFPSDLYVIQGIIQQLGSGYRLELIHSADGLSVHPEDIGKHLRSDVALVVLSHVAFRSAWMYPMKEVTDHVHRAGALMLWDLSHSAGAVPVDLSGSGADLAVGCSYKYLNGGPGAPAWLYIRKDLQETLQSPVQGWFGADDPFNFGLDYKPADGIRRFLAGTPPVLSLSSIPAGVNMILQAGMPSIREKSVRQSDWFIRKVKDHLVSSGYSLQSPENSVFRGSHVSVSHPNAREICHQLIHDQPEVIPDFRKPTIIRFGITPLYTSYTDLAYALTGLEKHASASSGAREIPGEVT, from the coding sequence ATGATTCCGCTAAAGGAGCTATTCGAAGAAGCCAGGGTGCTGGACAGTCAGGATTCCCTTGCTGCTTTCAGGCAGGACTTTTTTATTCCCGATTCCCCGGTCATTTATCTGGATGGTAATTCACTCGGCCGGCTCCCGGAAAAGACCCGTACCCGGATCATGGAAGAAATCGATTTCCGGTGGGGAACCCGGCTGATCAGAAGCTGGAATGAGCAGTGGTACCACTTGTCCCAGGAAACCGGTGATCTGATTGCGCAGGTGATCGGGGCCGATCGGGGTACCGTAATAGTCTGTGATTCGACTTCTGTGAATCTGTACAAACTGGTGATGGCGGCTATTAAGGCCCGTCCGGGCCGTTTCACCATCCTGTCCGATGACCTGAATTTCCCATCCGATCTTTATGTGATCCAGGGAATCATTCAGCAATTGGGTTCTGGTTACCGTCTGGAGTTGATTCACTCGGCCGATGGCCTGTCTGTTCATCCCGAGGACATCGGAAAACATCTCAGATCGGATGTGGCTCTGGTGGTTCTCAGTCATGTGGCGTTCCGGTCTGCCTGGATGTATCCAATGAAGGAAGTGACGGACCACGTTCACCGGGCAGGTGCCCTGATGCTGTGGGACCTGAGTCATTCTGCAGGAGCGGTACCTGTTGATCTTTCAGGATCAGGGGCCGATCTGGCTGTGGGCTGTTCCTATAAGTATCTGAACGGGGGACCGGGGGCTCCGGCCTGGCTGTACATCAGAAAGGACCTCCAGGAAACACTGCAGTCGCCTGTTCAGGGTTGGTTTGGGGCCGATGATCCATTCAATTTCGGATTGGACTATAAACCTGCCGATGGAATCAGACGGTTTCTGGCCGGTACACCGCCGGTGCTGTCGCTGTCCTCCATCCCGGCGGGAGTGAACATGATTCTTCAGGCAGGAATGCCATCTATCCGTGAAAAATCAGTCCGGCAGAGCGACTGGTTTATCAGAAAGGTGAAAGACCATCTGGTTTCATCCGGCTACTCGCTGCAATCTCCTGAAAATTCTGTTTTTCGCGGAAGCCATGTGTCTGTTTCTCATCCGAATGCCCGGGAAATCTGTCACCAGCTGATTCATGATCAACCAGAGGTTATTCCCGACTTCAGGAAACCAACCATTATCCGGTTTGGTATCACGCCCTTATATACCAGTTACACCGATCTGGCTTATGCCCTGACCGGACTGGAAAAACATGCGTCGGCCTCATCAGGTGCCCGTGAAATTCCCGGAGAAGTTACCTGA
- a CDS encoding Spy/CpxP family protein refolding chaperone, whose translation MKSLFTALVLVCSLNLLAQPADPPKPIPVDKQVAFLKTKLNLTADQEQKIREILEKAEQEREALREQRKQEKEEAKKLVSDRFKATNDQIESVLTPEQKKEWEAIKEKRKERREDRKDKGKSDRHKDGKSDKN comes from the coding sequence ATGAAAAGTCTCTTCACAGCCCTCGTACTTGTTTGCTCGCTGAACCTGTTGGCCCAGCCAGCCGATCCACCCAAACCGATACCTGTCGATAAGCAGGTTGCCTTTCTGAAAACAAAACTGAATCTGACTGCCGATCAGGAACAGAAAATCAGGGAGATTCTTGAAAAAGCCGAACAGGAGCGCGAAGCCCTCAGGGAACAGAGAAAGCAGGAAAAGGAAGAGGCGAAAAAATTGGTATCTGATCGCTTCAAGGCCACAAATGATCAGATTGAATCTGTTTTAACCCCAGAGCAGAAAAAAGAATGGGAAGCCATTAAAGAAAAACGGAAAGAGCGTCGCGAGGACCGGAAGGATAAGGGCAAATCTGATAGACATAAAGACGGAAAATCGGACAAAAACTGA
- the gatB gene encoding Asp-tRNA(Asn)/Glu-tRNA(Gln) amidotransferase subunit GatB — MNPKYEAVIGLEVHAQLSTRTKIFCGCTTTFGAPPNSQVCPVCLGMPGVLPVLNRKVVEYVIRMGLAHGCKIAPESIFARKNYFYPDLPKGYQISQYEEPICEGGTVSFRLADGTEKTVRLMRIHMEEDAGKSLHDQSQDTFVDLNRAGTPLIEIVSEPDLRSPEEAGAYLTKLRQTVRYLEVCDGNMEEGSLRCDANVSVRLKGETRYGTRTELKNLNSIKFVEKAIELEINRHIEVLEEGGTIIQATMLYDPQRHETRVMRTKENAHDYRYFPEPDLAKIHVTTDMIEKVRESMPELPDAKKARLMGDYGIPAYDAEVLSTDKALAAYYETTCQHTRDFKAASNWIMGEVMRVLKEKVIDIHDFSLSPQQIAGIINLISEGKISNTIGKQLFEELLVNGGDPQQVVEAKGWIQVSDMSAIEAEIDTVLAANPEQVGQYLAGSEKLFGYLVGQTMKAMKGKGNPKVINDLLQKKLQAMRS, encoded by the coding sequence ATGAATCCGAAATACGAAGCCGTTATCGGGCTGGAAGTCCACGCCCAGCTTTCCACACGTACCAAAATCTTTTGCGGATGTACCACTACCTTTGGTGCACCTCCGAACAGTCAGGTCTGTCCGGTTTGCCTGGGGATGCCGGGAGTCTTGCCGGTTTTAAACCGGAAAGTGGTGGAGTATGTGATCAGAATGGGTCTGGCTCATGGTTGTAAAATTGCTCCGGAATCAATTTTTGCCCGGAAGAACTACTTTTATCCTGACCTTCCGAAAGGGTATCAGATTTCGCAGTATGAGGAACCCATCTGTGAAGGCGGAACGGTTTCATTCCGGTTGGCAGACGGAACCGAAAAAACCGTTCGCCTGATGCGGATCCACATGGAAGAGGATGCGGGTAAATCCCTGCATGATCAGAGCCAGGATACGTTTGTGGATCTGAACCGTGCCGGTACACCCCTGATCGAAATTGTTTCTGAACCCGATTTGCGCAGTCCGGAAGAAGCAGGCGCGTATCTGACCAAACTTCGTCAGACAGTCCGTTACCTCGAAGTCTGCGATGGGAACATGGAAGAGGGAAGCCTTCGCTGCGATGCAAACGTCTCGGTTCGTCTGAAAGGTGAAACCCGTTATGGCACCAGAACCGAATTGAAAAACCTCAACTCCATCAAGTTTGTTGAAAAAGCCATCGAACTGGAAATAAACCGGCACATTGAAGTACTGGAAGAGGGTGGGACCATCATTCAGGCCACCATGCTCTACGATCCTCAGCGCCATGAAACACGGGTCATGCGAACCAAGGAAAATGCGCACGATTACCGGTATTTCCCCGAACCTGATCTGGCTAAAATTCATGTCACCACCGACATGATTGAAAAAGTCAGGGAATCCATGCCTGAACTTCCCGATGCAAAAAAGGCCCGACTGATGGGCGATTATGGGATTCCGGCCTATGATGCAGAGGTGCTTTCAACTGATAAGGCGCTTGCAGCTTATTATGAAACCACCTGCCAGCATACCCGGGACTTTAAGGCTGCTTCAAACTGGATCATGGGTGAGGTGATGCGTGTTCTGAAGGAAAAGGTGATCGACATCCACGACTTTTCACTCAGCCCTCAGCAAATCGCCGGAATCATCAATCTGATCAGCGAAGGAAAAATCAGCAATACCATTGGTAAACAACTGTTCGAGGAACTGCTGGTTAACGGAGGCGATCCGCAACAGGTTGTCGAGGCCAAGGGCTGGATTCAGGTATCGGATATGTCTGCCATTGAAGCAGAAATTGACACGGTTCTGGCCGCCAATCCCGAGCAGGTCGGTCAGTATCTGGCTGGCTCTGAAAAACTGTTCGGTTATCTGGTCGGACAAACCATGAAAGCCATGAAAGGAAAGGGAAATCCAAAAGTGATTAATGACCTTTTGCAGAAAAAATTACAGGCCATGCGTTCCTGA
- a CDS encoding PLP-dependent transferase → MRFETRTVHAGVEKDSSYNSVITPIYQTSTFRFEDIGKTKGYDYTRSGNPTRTALEENLAALEGGVLARAVATGMAAINVVLHLLRSGDHLICTHDCYGGTERILRLYADLYQIQVTYVDLSDEAALRRAFTPQTRMVWIETPSNPLLNLTNIKKTAAIARERGALTVVDNTFLSPAFQRPFELGADLVIHSTTKYLNGHSDVVGGAVIALDPAVGERVSYLVNALGQAQSPFEAWLVLRGIKTLVPRMAAHQINALAVAGFLEKHPAVKRVNFPGLPSHPQHELAKTQQHGFGGMLSFELKGTIDDVNRVMRSTRLFAVAESLGGIESLICHPATMTHASMDPVLREKAGITSTIIRLSVGIENTADLLEDLDKALSA, encoded by the coding sequence ATGCGATTTGAAACACGCACCGTCCATGCTGGTGTTGAAAAGGATTCGTCATACAACAGTGTTATCACCCCGATCTATCAGACTTCGACCTTCCGGTTCGAAGATATCGGTAAGACAAAGGGTTATGATTATACGCGGTCTGGCAATCCGACCAGGACGGCATTGGAAGAAAATCTGGCTGCATTGGAAGGCGGGGTTTTGGCCCGTGCCGTGGCGACTGGTATGGCAGCCATCAATGTGGTTCTTCACCTGCTCAGATCGGGCGATCATCTGATCTGTACCCATGACTGTTACGGAGGAACCGAGCGGATTCTCAGGCTTTATGCCGACTTGTATCAGATTCAGGTGACGTATGTGGATCTGTCTGATGAAGCCGCTCTTCGGCGGGCCTTCACTCCGCAAACCCGGATGGTCTGGATAGAAACTCCAAGCAATCCGCTCCTCAATCTGACCAATATTAAAAAGACGGCGGCCATTGCCAGGGAAAGGGGAGCGCTGACCGTTGTGGATAACACGTTCCTTTCACCAGCCTTTCAGAGACCATTCGAATTGGGTGCCGATCTGGTTATTCATTCTACAACAAAGTACCTGAACGGACACAGTGATGTGGTGGGTGGGGCCGTCATTGCCCTTGATCCTGCGGTTGGAGAGCGTGTTTCTTACCTGGTGAATGCACTGGGACAGGCACAGTCTCCCTTCGAAGCCTGGCTGGTGTTGCGCGGAATCAAGACTCTGGTACCCAGAATGGCGGCCCATCAGATCAATGCGCTGGCGGTTGCCGGGTTCCTTGAAAAACACCCGGCCGTTAAGCGGGTCAATTTCCCGGGACTGCCCAGTCACCCGCAGCATGAACTTGCAAAAACGCAGCAGCACGGATTCGGTGGAATGCTTTCATTTGAACTGAAAGGCACCATTGACGATGTGAACCGGGTTATGCGGTCAACCCGGCTGTTTGCCGTGGCCGAGTCGCTGGGCGGAATAGAAAGCCTTATCTGCCATCCGGCAACCATGACACATGCCTCCATGGATCCGGTTTTGAGAGAAAAGGCCGGTATCACCAGCACCATCATCCGTTTATCGGTGGGAATCGAGAATACAGCTGATCTGCTCGAAGACCTTGACAAGGCGCTTTCGGCCTGA
- a CDS encoding triose-phosphate isomerase, translating to MPQVIIAGNWKMNKNLAESVQLASEVAKLSAGLKPGVELVVCPVFPHLEAVKEVLKGSKVKLGAQNCYPADSGAFTGEVSGSMLKAIGVDFVILGHSERRQYFGETNQFINKKIQHVLAHGMRPVYCVGETLEEREKGITLEVVSRQVKEGLEGVADCSKLVIAYEPVWAIGTGKVATTAQANEVHILIRQLLVELYGAAGKEVTIQYGGSMKPDNAAELLAQSEIHGGLIGGASLKATDFLAIAQAI from the coding sequence ATGCCACAGGTCATTATTGCTGGTAACTGGAAGATGAACAAGAACCTGGCCGAGTCGGTGCAACTGGCTTCTGAGGTAGCAAAACTGTCAGCAGGTCTTAAACCAGGTGTTGAACTGGTTGTCTGCCCGGTTTTTCCCCATCTGGAAGCAGTGAAGGAAGTTTTAAAGGGCTCGAAAGTGAAGCTGGGCGCACAGAACTGTTACCCGGCCGACAGCGGGGCCTTCACCGGTGAAGTATCGGGATCGATGCTGAAGGCAATCGGTGTTGACTTTGTGATTCTGGGTCACTCTGAACGTCGTCAGTATTTTGGTGAAACCAATCAGTTTATCAATAAGAAAATACAGCACGTGCTGGCTCATGGAATGCGGCCGGTTTATTGCGTGGGTGAAACTCTGGAAGAACGGGAAAAGGGAATTACCCTTGAGGTTGTGTCACGTCAGGTGAAAGAGGGCCTTGAAGGCGTTGCCGACTGCTCAAAACTGGTCATCGCGTATGAACCGGTGTGGGCCATCGGAACCGGCAAAGTGGCCACAACTGCACAGGCCAATGAAGTGCATATTCTCATCCGTCAATTACTGGTTGAGTTGTATGGTGCAGCCGGAAAAGAAGTCACCATTCAGTATGGCGGCTCAATGAAACCAGACAACGCAGCCGAGTTATTGGCTCAGTCCGAAATTCATGGCGGCCTGATCGGTGGTGCCTCCCTGAAAGCCACCGATTTTCTGGCCATTGCTCAGGCCATCTGA
- a CDS encoding HNH endonuclease: MQALILNQNYQAVSVTDATHAFLLVYLNKADLLETYEERFLTTVSRQFPLPSIIKLKRYVAIPFRSIMLSRKNVLRRDNNRCQYCNSTGGDLTVDHVIPRSHGGADSWENLVAACHRCNHKKGNRTPEQAGMTLLNKPFKPNHVLFLRQTVPNMHDKWKPYLFLA, encoded by the coding sequence ATGCAGGCATTGATTTTAAATCAGAATTATCAGGCCGTATCGGTCACCGATGCGACACATGCCTTTTTATTGGTATATCTGAACAAAGCCGATCTGCTTGAAACCTACGAGGAACGGTTTCTGACCACGGTTAGCAGACAGTTTCCCCTGCCGAGTATAATCAAGCTGAAACGGTATGTGGCCATTCCTTTCCGTTCAATTATGCTGAGCCGGAAAAATGTGCTCCGGCGGGATAATAACCGTTGCCAGTATTGTAACAGCACGGGCGGGGATCTGACGGTGGATCATGTGATTCCGCGATCTCATGGCGGGGCCGATTCCTGGGAAAATCTGGTGGCGGCCTGCCATCGTTGCAATCATAAGAAAGGAAACCGCACACCCGAACAGGCGGGCATGACGCTTCTGAACAAGCCATTCAAGCCCAATCATGTGCTGTTTCTGCGGCAGACCGTTCCGAATATGCATGATAAATGGAAGCCTTATTTATTTCTGGCGTAA
- the trpS gene encoding tryptophan--tRNA ligase: MKKVILSGMRPTGRLHIGHYVGALENWVNLQDEFQTYFLVADWHVLTTNTDSANIETHSVDMIMDWIASGIDPVKSPIFRQSQVKEHAELFLLFSMLITTARLERNPTLKEQVRDLDIESLIYGHLGYPVLQAADILLYKGNVVPVGEDQLSHIEITREIARRFNSLYGEVFPEPDPKLTKFSRLPGLDGKAKMSKSLGNTIFLSDPPEAILSSVRQAVTDTQKVRKNDPGRPEVCTVFTYHQKFNPASTGEIAAGCRSGALGCVDCKKQCATAISAFFEPVREKRAALEARPDDVRDILADGEKRAKSVAASTMADVHRAMKLG, translated from the coding sequence ATGAAAAAAGTAATTCTGTCCGGAATGCGGCCGACCGGCAGGCTTCATATTGGTCATTATGTGGGCGCCCTCGAAAATTGGGTGAATCTGCAGGATGAATTCCAAACCTACTTTCTTGTTGCCGACTGGCATGTTCTGACCACCAATACCGATTCAGCAAACATTGAAACCCACTCGGTTGACATGATCATGGATTGGATTGCCTCCGGAATTGATCCGGTTAAAAGCCCCATTTTCAGGCAAAGCCAGGTGAAAGAGCATGCTGAACTGTTCCTGCTCTTTTCAATGCTGATCACCACGGCACGCCTTGAACGAAACCCGACCCTGAAGGAACAGGTGAGAGATCTGGATATAGAAAGCCTTATTTACGGACATCTCGGCTATCCGGTGCTGCAGGCAGCCGATATTCTGTTGTACAAAGGAAATGTGGTTCCGGTAGGGGAAGATCAGCTCTCTCATATTGAAATCACCCGTGAAATTGCCAGACGATTCAACAGTCTCTATGGTGAGGTGTTTCCGGAACCCGATCCCAAATTGACAAAATTTTCTCGTCTGCCCGGATTGGATGGGAAGGCAAAAATGTCAAAATCCCTGGGGAACACCATTTTCCTTTCCGACCCGCCCGAGGCCATTCTGAGCAGTGTCCGGCAGGCGGTGACCGACACGCAAAAAGTGCGAAAAAACGATCCGGGCCGTCCGGAAGTCTGTACGGTTTTTACCTATCATCAGAAATTCAATCCTGCCTCCACCGGGGAAATCGCTGCCGGCTGCCGGTCCGGGGCATTGGGATGTGTCGACTGCAAAAAACAATGTGCAACCGCCATTTCCGCGTTTTTTGAACCTGTCAGGGAAAAGCGCGCTGCGCTGGAAGCACGTCCTGACGATGTGAGAGATATTCTTGCCGACGGAGAGAAGCGTGCAAAATCCGTTGCGGCCAGCACCATGGCCGATGTTCACCGGGCAATGAAACTGGGATAA
- a CDS encoding segregation/condensation protein A has translation MYRVQLDQFEGPLDLLLFFIKRDELNIYDIPISRITSEFLDYIHFIREMDLELASDFIYMASFLLSIKARMMLPQVPDEDGQVEDPRAELTAMLLEHKQFKEAAAELTDCANRQSHHFPRIQFAGERQLADTHADPGLEIALQDVTLWDLMVVYRKIMQDQPKIVVHEIKKITITIEDQISYIKTRLGAVPRFSFREVLSDLREKIAVVITFLAVLEMAKLQQVTLFVTDDLSDFYIVPRETPDEDTTGEEVSTYG, from the coding sequence GTGTACCGCGTTCAGCTCGATCAGTTCGAAGGACCCCTTGATCTTCTCCTGTTTTTTATAAAACGGGATGAATTGAATATTTACGATATTCCCATTTCACGGATAACTTCAGAATTTCTGGATTATATACACTTTATCCGGGAAATGGATCTGGAACTGGCCAGCGATTTTATTTACATGGCCTCGTTTCTGTTGAGTATCAAAGCACGGATGATGCTCCCGCAGGTTCCTGATGAAGATGGTCAGGTGGAAGACCCGCGGGCCGAACTGACAGCCATGCTGCTGGAGCATAAACAGTTTAAGGAGGCAGCCGCAGAGCTGACCGACTGCGCCAACCGGCAGTCACACCATTTTCCCAGGATTCAGTTTGCCGGTGAACGACAGCTGGCCGATACCCACGCAGATCCGGGACTGGAAATTGCTTTGCAGGATGTCACTTTGTGGGATCTGATGGTGGTTTACCGGAAAATCATGCAGGATCAGCCCAAAATCGTCGTTCACGAAATCAAAAAAATTACCATTACCATCGAAGACCAGATCAGTTATATAAAAACCCGGCTTGGAGCAGTTCCGCGCTTTTCCTTCCGTGAAGTGCTGTCGGATCTCCGTGAAAAAATTGCCGTCGTGATCACCTTTCTGGCCGTTCTCGAAATGGCCAAATTACAGCAGGTCACCCTGTTTGTTACCGATGACCTCTCCGACTTTTATATTGTACCACGTGAAACTCCCGATGAAGATACCACCGGTGAAGAAGTAAGTACCTATGGATGA
- the scpB gene encoding SMC-Scp complex subunit ScpB has product MDDTQVPQTGADRTDDLFLPDDVLLPVVEGLIFASETPLGIPAIRALLDEEFEQPGAITDGRIAEAIDRLNKDYEQQNRVFFIQAIADGYCFMTREAFAPWVSKLYRNKQVKRINQSALETLSIIAYKQPISKPDIENIRRSNSDYAVKILLERNLITVVGRGETVGKPLLYGTTREFLMHFGLKSIRELPKLREISEIMKDDDFEFEQQMRIRMDSPDGESAPESTPEDMNEDTQA; this is encoded by the coding sequence ATGGATGATACACAAGTCCCCCAGACCGGGGCAGACCGTACCGATGATTTGTTTCTGCCGGATGATGTGCTGCTGCCGGTGGTGGAAGGATTGATTTTTGCTTCCGAAACTCCGCTGGGAATTCCGGCCATCCGTGCCCTTCTGGATGAAGAGTTTGAACAACCGGGAGCCATTACCGATGGCCGGATTGCCGAAGCCATCGACCGGCTGAATAAAGATTATGAGCAGCAGAACCGGGTGTTTTTTATTCAGGCCATTGCCGATGGTTATTGTTTTATGACCCGCGAAGCCTTTGCCCCCTGGGTTTCGAAACTGTACCGGAACAAGCAGGTTAAGCGGATTAACCAGTCAGCCCTCGAAACCCTTTCCATCATTGCCTACAAACAACCCATCAGCAAACCAGACATTGAGAACATCCGCCGGAGTAATTCGGATTATGCTGTCAAAATTCTGCTGGAACGGAATCTGATTACGGTGGTGGGACGCGGTGAAACAGTTGGTAAACCCCTGTTGTATGGAACAACCCGTGAATTTCTCATGCATTTCGGCCTGAAATCGATCCGTGAGTTGCCAAAACTCCGCGAGATTTCCGAAATCATGAAAGATGATGATTTTGAATTTGAACAGCAGATGCGCATCCGGATGGATTCCCCCGATGGTGAATCTGCACCCGAAAGTACCCCTGAGGATATGAATGAAGACACGCAAGCCTGA
- a CDS encoding rRNA pseudouridine synthase, whose amino-acid sequence MKTRKPDYGKHNPNRKPQGKKPWTPEDDEPNFNLISEIDEYGIRKSKSKKYIENEHRRYGYSVDTLRGTAVLKQQQHLPNVEKVWRPDTPGSPLNQRNGAGKPDRPKGFKPQQKNKPRPADNGKRRVENGTGNQLVKSAEDRHPDNRKKKQNRKPKSNPNPVKGVQVPPVPGEIRLNKYLSQKGVASRRKADELIESGMVSVNQVVVRELGARINPEKDTIHVNGIPVTGSLDQHFYLVLNKPKDTITTRSDEKNRSIVMDLIEESLRSRVVPVGRLDRDTTGVLLLSNDGDLIHALTHPSFEIPRTYQVRLNKKVLKKDINRILSGVTIDEEFMSVSDAGHTGDDKAEVFLTLKEGKNREIRRIFEFLGYEVEKLDRVNFAGITCEGIGRGEYRPLTREEISYLKSLVRQK is encoded by the coding sequence ATGAAGACACGCAAGCCTGATTACGGTAAACACAATCCCAACCGGAAACCACAGGGCAAAAAGCCCTGGACACCCGAGGATGATGAGCCGAATTTTAATCTGATCTCCGAAATCGATGAGTACGGAATCCGTAAATCGAAATCGAAAAAATACATTGAAAACGAACACCGGCGTTATGGTTATTCGGTGGATACCCTCCGGGGAACAGCCGTGCTGAAGCAACAACAGCATTTACCCAATGTTGAGAAGGTCTGGAGACCCGATACACCGGGGAGTCCCCTGAATCAACGGAATGGTGCCGGAAAACCCGATCGTCCCAAGGGGTTTAAGCCGCAGCAAAAGAATAAACCAAGACCTGCCGATAATGGAAAACGGCGCGTCGAAAACGGAACCGGAAACCAGCTGGTTAAATCGGCTGAGGACCGCCATCCCGACAACCGGAAGAAAAAGCAAAACCGTAAACCCAAATCCAATCCGAATCCCGTTAAAGGGGTTCAGGTCCCGCCAGTTCCGGGTGAAATCCGGCTGAATAAATACCTGAGCCAGAAGGGAGTTGCCTCACGCCGGAAAGCAGATGAGTTGATCGAGAGTGGAATGGTCAGTGTTAATCAGGTGGTGGTCAGGGAACTCGGTGCCCGCATCAATCCGGAAAAGGACACCATTCATGTGAATGGAATTCCGGTTACTGGTTCGCTGGATCAGCATTTTTACCTTGTTCTTAACAAACCGAAGGATACCATCACCACCCGCAGTGACGAAAAAAACCGTTCAATCGTGATGGATCTGATCGAAGAAAGTCTGCGTTCACGGGTGGTTCCGGTGGGACGTCTTGATCGTGATACCACCGGTGTTCTGCTGCTAAGCAACGATGGTGATCTGATTCATGCATTGACTCATCCGAGTTTCGAAATTCCCCGGACCTACCAGGTCCGTTTAAATAAGAAAGTTCTGAAAAAGGACATCAACCGTATTCTGAGCGGAGTCACCATTGATGAGGAATTCATGTCGGTTTCTGATGCCGGTCACACCGGTGATGATAAAGCCGAGGTATTTCTGACTCTGAAGGAAGGGAAAAACCGCGAAATCAGGCGGATTTTTGAATTTCTTGGTTATGAAGTCGAAAAACTGGATCGGGTCAACTTCGCCGGCATCACCTGCGAAGGAATCGGACGGGGTGAATACCGGCCGTTAACCCGTGAAGAAATCAGCTATCTGAAATCGTTGGTGCGCCAGAAGTGA